Proteins encoded within one genomic window of Haematobia irritans isolate KBUSLIRL chromosome 5, ASM5000362v1, whole genome shotgun sequence:
- the Lst gene encoding limostatin isoform X2, with protein MFAVNGKLIFFVATIMTVVTLSVAQNFGENEVPAVLSYNSPLRQPDSLKTGPYLDFLSTLYRNDREKARYYQHRVKREIANEPAGPNNRNRRAIVFRPLFVYKQQQIRRQQLQAERKRRV; from the coding sequence TTAATCTTTTTTGTGGCTACCATAATGACCGTGGTGACATTATCTGTGGCCCAAAACTTTGGAGAAAATGAAGTTCCCGCGGTATTAAGCTACAATTCACCCTTAAGACAACCTGATAGTTTAAAAACTGGTCCTTATTTGGATTTCCTAagcactttgtatagaaatgatagAGAAAAGGCACGGTATTATCAACATCGTGTCAAACGTGAAATTGCCAATGAACCAGCAGGTCCCAATAACCGCAACCGAAGAGCCATTGTATTTCGTCCATTGTTTgtgtataaacaacaacaaattcgcAGACAACAACTGCAAGCTGAACGCAAACGTCGTGTTTGA